The following is a genomic window from Acidobacteriota bacterium.
TTCTAGGCCTCCGCCCTCCGGTGCGGAGGCACCGGAGGGCGGAGGCCTAGAAAGGGCGCCGAGCGCGCCCGGGGGGCGACGCGCTCGGCGCCCTCCGCTGGGGCAGGATCGCTCGTACGGCGTGCGCGCCTCGGGATCGAGCGATCCGCCGGTGGGCCGGATCGCGCGGGGAAGACGCCGGCGGGCGGTCGGCGGGACGGATCGGAAGGTGGCCTGGCCCGAGGGTTGGAATCGCCGCTCCGGGCCGAGGACCGGGTGGTGAGGTCCCGCCGCCGGGGAGCGAAGAGAACGGCGGACGCCCGCTCCGCAACCGCTCCTCCCCGGGAACGGACGTCCGCTTCGCCCTTCCCCATCGACGTGCATCCGCCTTCCCGGCGCGGCGAGGCGCCGAAGGAAGGCGAACCCCGCGAGCGGTGCGCATGACGCGCGCTCCCGGCGGGCCGCCGGGCTGAAGGCCGCGCGCCCGCCGTCGGGTCCACCCGGGCGCCGGCAGAGAAAGCGTCTCAAGGCCGGAAGAGCGAACCCGGAATTATTGTCCGGCCTGCTGCACGTGCCGTCAATGATCCATTCGGCGCATCGAGCCGTGTCGCGAGGGTCAGCGATGGCACTTGAAGTGCTCGAACGGCTCCTGGCACGAGCGGCAGACGAGCAGCGACTTGCACGGTGTCGAACCGAACTCGGATCGCACCACCGTTTCCGACGAGCCGCAGGAGGGGCAGGGAACGGGCCCGCGACCCTGTTCCGGCGGCGCGATGCCGTACCGCCGGAGCTTCTCCCGCGCCTCCTGCCCGATCGCGTCGGTGGTCCACGCCGGTGCGTGCACCGTGTTCACCCGAACGGGGGAGAAGCCGCCCGCCTCGAGCACCCGCACGATCTGCTCGCGAATCGGTTCCAGCGCCGGGCAGCCGGAGTAGGTCGGCGTGATGTCGACCTCGACCCCTTCCGGTCCCAGCCGAACCGCGCGGACGATCCCCAGCTCAACGATGTCGAGCACGGGGATCTCGGGATCCGGGATACCGGAAAGAAGCTCCATCACGCGGCCGCGCCGGTCCTCCACCGGATCACCACCGTGCGCCCGGGTGGGAGCGCGCCACGATCTGCATTTCGGCGAGCATGTGGCCGAGATGCTCGGTGTGCCGGCCCCGCCGTCCTCCCGATCGCATGGGCTCGTCGGCCGGCACATCGATGCCGGCTTCGCGCAGGACGCCCGAGACGGTCTCCTCCCACGCTTTCCGGATCGGTGCCGGGTCCGGCGCGATCCCGGCCGCCTGCAGCTCCCGGTCGATGTCGTCCGATTCGAACAGCTCGCCGGTGAAACGCCACAGCTCGCCGACGGCGCGCTGAAGTCTCCGGTGGCTCTCTTCCGTTCCCCCGCCGAGCCGCAGCATCCATTCGCGGCTGTGCCGGAGATGGTAGGCGGCTTCCAGGCGCGCCTTGGCCGCGACGCCGGCCAGCGGGCGGTGGGAAGATGACTCCAGGGCGCTCGCGAGGAGGTGGTCGAACGCGTCGAAGAAGAACTGCCGCGCGATGGTCTGGGCGAAGTCGCCGTTCGGCTGCTCGACCAGGAGACAGTTGGTGAAGTCGATCTCGTCCCGGAAATAGGCCAGATCATCGGCGCTGCGCCCCTTCCCTTCCGCTTCGCCACCCAGCGTCAGGAGGGCCTGTGCCTGGCCGATCAGGTCGAGCGCGATGTTGGTCAGCGCGATGTCTTCCTCGAGGATCGGCCCGTGGCCGCACCACTCCGACAACCGGTGTCCCAGGACCAGCCGGTCATCCCCGAGCCGGATGAGGTAAGCGGCCAGCGCCGCCGTCCCTGTGTCCCGCGCGCTCACTTGGGAGCCTTCCGGCGGGTCACACGGGGGACCCGGTAGAACTGGGGATGACGGTAGACTTTGTCCTCGGCCGGGTCGAAAAACGGTCCGGCGTCGGAAGGACTGGTGGCGGCGATGGCTCCGGACGGTACGACCCAGAGGCTCGCCACCGGCCCCCGCCGCGCGTAGACGTCCCGGGCGTTCTGGAGCGCCATCTCCGGGTCAGGCGCCCTCACGCTGCCCGCATGCTGATGCGGCTCGCCTGTCCGTTCCTGCACGAACACTTCGAAGAGCGTCCACTGAGTGTCCTGCGCGGATCCTTCCTCGCCGTCTTTCCGCATGTCCGTCCCTTAGGGCGCGCTCGCGGCCGGGGCGAGACCCCGCTTCGCGGCGTAGGCCTCGGCCGCCTCCCGCACCCAGCGGCCCTCCTCGTGCGCGGCGCGCCTGGCGGCGAGACGCTCGCGGTTGTACGGCCCGTCGCCGCGAATCACCCGCCAGAACTCGTCCCAGTCGATCGGGCCCGTTTCCCAGTGCCCCGTTTCCTCGTTGAACCGCAGCTCCGGGTCGGGCAGCGTGAGGCCGAGGCGGAGGGCTTGCGGGACCGTGACGTCGACGAACCGCTGCCGCAGCTCGTCGTTGCTCACCGTCTTGACCCGCCAGCGCATCAGTTCGGCGCTGTTCGGCGAGTCGTGATCGGGGGGACCGAACATCATCAGCGTGGGCCACCACCAGCGGTCCACGGCGTCTTGCACCATCCGCCGCTGCGCGGGTGTCCCCTGGGCGAGCGTGGCGACGATCTCGTAGCCCTGCTTGTTGTGGAAGTTCTCCTCCTTGCAGATCCGGATCATCGCCCGGGCGTACGGTCCGTACGAACCCCGCGCGAGCATCGTCTGGTTCATGATCGCCGCCCCGTCGACCAGCCAGCCGATCACGCCCACGTCGGCCCAGGTGAGCGTCGGGTAGTTGAAGATGTTCGAGTACTTGGCGCGTCCCGCGAGGAGCTGCTCGATCAGTTCGGCGCGGTCCACGCCGAGGGTCTCGGCCGCGCTGTAGAGGTACAGGCCGTGACCCGCCTCGTCCTGGACCTTCGCCAGCAGCGCGAGCTTCCGGCGCAGCGAGGGGGCGCGGGTGATCCAGTTCCCCTCGGGGAGCATGCCCACGATCTCCGAGTGCGCATGCTGCGAGATCATCCGGATCAACTGCCGCCGGTAGCGCTCGGGCATCCAGTCCTTCGGTTCGATCTTCTCGCCGGCGTCGATCCTGGCCTGGAAGCTGCGCTCGAGGTCCTTTTCGTCGTGCGGGGTGGTGGGGGCGGGGCTCATGCTCTTCCTCGCGGGCGTCCGCCGGGGCGGCGGGCTTGCCGCCGATTTGACCCGATCCCCGGCTCGATTTCAACGGCGGGGGCGCGGCCCGGCCGCCCGCGTCAGCCGGACTGGACCTCGCGGGAGAACCGGAGCACGGCGGCGAAGATGTCGGCCACCGCCTCGGGGGAAAGCCCGAGTTCCCCGGCCCAAGCGCGGCGGCGGGCCAGCAGCTCCTGCTCGCGCACCGGATCCCGGACGCCCCGCCCGTGTTCCGCCTTGATCGAACGCGCTCGGCGGGCCAGCTCCGCGCGCCGGGCGAGGAGGGAGAGGAGCTCGCGGTCGAGTTCGTCGATCAGCTCCCGCGTCTCGCGGAGCTCCGGCGCCTGCGCGCCAAGGTCCGGGATGTGCAGCGCGGCGTCCTCCTCCCCGCCGGCGGCGCCGGCCGTTTCGAGGTGGGCGTGCACGCGGGACATCGCGTCGAGCAGCGCCTGCCGCGCCTCGGCGGCGTAGGGATTCTCGTTCTCGATGGCGAGGAACAGATGGCTGGCGTCGCTGCGCACCGCCTCGATCGTCCGGGCCATGGCCTGGAAGGACGGAGGCGAGAAGGGAAGACCCTCGCCGGCACCGATGTCGAGGAGACCCTTGGCGACGAAGAAGGCGAGCGCGTGGGAGCGCGCCATCAGGCGGTCGTGCTCGTCCGCATCCTGCTCGACCACCTCGCAGCCGGCGGACTCGTACAGCCGTCGGGCGCGCCGCGCCGCCTCGTCCCCGGGCCGGCGCGGGCAGACGACGACCCGCAGAGGTCGCTCCCCGAGGGCGAGGCTCGACGGCCCGAACAGCGGATGGGTCGCCGCCCAGGCGATCCGCTCGCCCAGCAGCTCGCGCATCGCTTCCATGGGCCGCTTCTTGACGCTGCTGACGTCGATGACGAGATGATCGGAACCGAGCGCGGGCAGAAGCTGCCGGAGCGCCGTCTTCACCGCAGGGACCGGGACGGCGAGGACCAACACGTCGGCGGCCGCGGCGAGCTCCGCGGGTGACGCGGTGCGCCACGGCTCGGGCACCGCCGCCTTCGGGTCGTAGGCGCGCACGCCTCGGCCCGAGCGGGAAAACAGCTCGGCGAGCGCCCGGCCGAAGCGCCCGAAACCGACAAGGCCGACCGTCTCGCGGAAGCGCACCGGGGCCTCAGCGGCGCGCGGCCGGTCCGGCGGCATGCGGTGGACGTCCGCCGCTGCCGGCTCGAAGTGCGGGATCGCGCTGGTGCCGCGTCGCGTTCATGGCGCTCTCCACGGGCGGCACACATTATAGTGAGCTTGCCGATCCCGGCGCGGAGGCTTTCGTGGCGGAACCGCTGCGCATTTCGTTTCACGGCGCCGCCGGCACCGTGACCGGCTCGAAGTTCCTCCTCGAGGCCGCCGGGCGCCGCATCCTGATCGACGCAGGCCTGTTTCAGGGCCGCAAGGACCTCCGTCTTCTCAACTGGTCCGGCCCCGCTTTCGATCCGGCGGCTGTCGATCACGTGCTCCTCACGCATACCCACATCGACCACATCGGTTATCTGCCCCGCCTGGTGAAGCTCGGCCTTTCCGCCCCCGTGCACTGCACGCGCGCCGCCCGGCAGCTCGCGCGGCTGATGCTTCTGGACGCCGCGAAGCTGCAGGAGGAGGATGCGCGCTACGCCAACAAGAAAGGCTTCAGCCGGCACCGCCCCGCCCTGCCGCTCTACCGCACCCGGGACGCCAAGCGCGCGCTCGCCCTCCTCCGGGAAACGCCTTTCCGCCGCCTGGTGCCGCTCGATGGATCGGGAGACCTGTCGGCGATGCTTCACAACGCCGGCCACATTCTCGGCTCGGCGTTCGTGGAGGTTCGCCTGAGGTGGCGGGGGCGGGACGTCAGAATCGTGTTCAGCGGCGACGTGGGCCGATTCGACATTCCACTGCACGTCGATCCGCGGCCGCTTCCGCGTTGTGACCTCCTGGTGATCGAATCGACCTACGGCGACCGCCGTCATACGGCCAGGTCGCTTCTCGAGCAAGTCGGCGGCGCACTGCGCGCGACGCTGAGGCGCGGCGGGATCGTGCTGGTGCCGGCGTTCGCCGTGGGGCGCTCCCAGCAGGTGACATGGATCCTCCGGCGGCTGATGCGCGCCGGGGCCCTGCCCGATGTTCCGATCCACATCGACAGCCCGATGGCGGTCGATGCGACCCGCGTGTACAGCCGTTTTCTCGACCGGGCCAATCTCGACCCCGACGTCTACGAGGACGGCCGCCTCAGGCTGTTCCCGCACCGCGTCTCCTTCCACCGGACACGCGCCGAATCGAAGCGGCTCAACCGCCTCGAAGGACCGCGCGTGATCGTTTCCGCCAGCGGCATGCTGACCGGCGGGAGGGTGCTGCACCACCTGCGCCGCCTCGCCCCCGATCCCCGGAATCTCATCCTCCTGGCCGGGTACCAGGCGGAAGGAACGCGCGGCCGCCGACTGGTCGAGGGTGAGCGCGAGATCAAGGTCCACGGTGAGATGGTTCCGGTGCGCGCCAAGGTGGTTCAGCTCCACGGCCTGTCGGGTCACGCCGATCGCGACGAGCTGGAGCGATGGGTGCGGAGCGCGCCGGTGAAGCCTCGCCTCGCCTTCGTCGTTCACGGCGAGCCGGGGCCGGCGGCGGCGTTCGCGCGCCGTCTGGAGCGGCTCCACGGGATCCCGGCGCACACGCCGGGGCTCGGCGAGACCTTCGACCTCGCCCGCTTCCTGGAGGAAGGCGCCCTCAACCCCGCACCACGAGCAGGGGGACGGTCGTCCGGCGCATCAGACGCTCGGTGACGCGGCCGACGCTCCACAGCTCGCTGCGGCCGCGGCCCTGCGCCGACACCGCGATCAGGTCGGCGCCCGCGGCTTCCGCGCGCTCAAGAAGGGCCGGCGCCACCGCCCCGCCGAGCGTCTCGGTCGAGCAGGCGAGGCCCTCGGAGGCGAACCGCTCGCGCAGTCGCGTCAGGTAGGACTCGGCCCACCGCATGTAGTCCCGTTCCAATCGGAGCAGCGCTTCCACGCCCGCCCGCGCCAGCTCCCCGAAGTCGGGCGCCACGTGGACGAGCACGATCTCCGCGCGGGCCGCGCGGGCGAGCTCGCCCGCCGCCGCCGCCGCGGCCTCCGCCTCCGGCGATCCGTCGAGGGGGACGAGCACCCGCCGGAGCGACCAGGCGGCGCAGGGGGTCGCCGCGGGCACCAGGAGCACCGGCACCTTGGCAGCCCGCAGCACGCGGTCGGCCACGCTCCCCGGGCGCTCGCCCCGCGACCCCGAGGCCCCGCGCGAGGCGAGGACCAGGAGCGTGTCCCGTTCCGCCCCGGCCACGTCGAGGATGACCTCCGCGGGCGGGCCCTCGGCGACCTCGAGAACGACCTCGGCGCCGGTGTCCTCGAACCGTTCGGCCACCCGTTCCAGGTAGGCGGCTGCGGTCGCGCGGGCCTGCTCCCTGAGCGCCCCGACCGCCTCGAGCACGACGGGCCCGGGGACGACCGCTTCCAGATCGCCGCTCATCAGCGGCTCGGGCGCCGGCGGCTCGGGTGCGCTCACGAGGACGAGCCGAGGGCGCGCATCGCGAGACAGGAGCTCGATCAAGTGACGCGCGACGGGCAGCGCGGTCTCGGCGGTTTCCGACCCGTCGAGCGCGACGACCAGCCGGCGGACGGGATCACTCATCTGCCGGCCCTCCGCCATCCACGTCCCTTTTTCTGGCGAAGACGCGGAATCGCCCGATCCGCCTCTCCTCCACGTAGTCCCGGAAGACGATCCGGCGCAGCTCGGGAAAGCGGAGCAGTTGACGCCAGGAGTCCTCCGGTTCGAAACCGTTGCGGTCGCCGGTGCCCACGAGGATGTAGGCGGGCGGGTCCCGCCGCAACCGCTCCAGGAAGGCGCGCCGCCGCTCCCGATACGAGCCGAAGCGGCGGGAGAGCGGCGCGTCGGTCAGCAACAGATGGTGGAAGGGGAAGCGCGTGACCGGATGCCGGCCGGAGAGGAAGTACACACCGGGTGACAGGCCCCAAACGAGGATCCCGTCCTCCGGTGCCGTGCGCGCGGCCACGTAGGCCGCGGCCGCCTCCTCGTCCGCCGGGGAGAACGGCCCGCTCTCCAGCCGGCGGAGGTAGGACACCCGCGGCAGTTTCCCGGCGGCGGCCTCCGCATCGAGCCCGTAGCTCGTGGCCCAGGCGCGGGCGCTGGAGATCCCCAGCAGGGCGAGGCCGGCCAGGCCGGCGCCGGCCAGCCAGCGCCGCCGGCCCTCCGCCCCCCGGACGGCCTCGGCGAGCGCCGCGATCCCGTGCGCAGCGCCGAGCGCAAGGGGTGGAGCGAGGAGGAGGAAGTGATAGCCCGCCAGCTGCCGCTGCCCGAGCACCGCCGCCGCCGAGAGGAGTTGCCACGACGCGAGCCAGACGCCGCGCACCGGATCGCGGACCAGAAGGAGCGCCGCCCCGAAGGGACCCGCGAGCGCAGCCACCGGCGCGGCGCGGAACAGCGTCCGCGCGAACCGGGGGAAGAGGTCGGCCCAGCTCGACCCTCCGCCGATCACCGCCGCGTAGTGGCGGTTGTAGACGACCGCCGCGCGCCAGAGCTCGCCCGCCGCGCCGTGGGCGGCAAACCACGCCGCGGCCGCAGCCAGCGGTACGGCGGCGCCCGCCACCATCAGGAGGACGAGAACCGCGAACCTCCGCGGCTGGCGCCCGACCGCCCAGCCGCACGGCCAGGCCGCGAGCAATGCCAGGGCGGGGAGCTTGTACAGCCCGGCGACGCCGGTCATGAGGCCGCAGGCGAACGCGGCACCGGTTCTCCGGGACGTCCGGAGAGCGGCCCACCCGGCGGCGATCACCGGCAAGGCGAGGAACTCCTCCGCCTGCGCGCGCGACCAGTACCCGCCCCACCCGGGTGACCAGAGCAGGGCGAGGAGGAAAGCGGCGGCGAGCGTCCCGCGGCCCCGCCCGCCCGCGGCCCTCCCGAGCAGAAAGGCGGCCGCCATCGACGCGGCGAGCCAGAGCGCCTCGAAAAGCCAGATGGCCCCCGTGTGCGGCCCGAACAGCGCGAACGCCAGCGGGTAGGTGTACAGGGCCAAAGGCGGCTTGCTGTCCCACATGTCGCGGTAGGGAAGGACCTCCGCCCCCGCCCAGCGCCCGAAGCAGGCGAACAGCCCTTGGTCCATGCCGAGCGGTTCCACGGCGCGTACGCGGCAGAGCCAGACGAAGACGACGGCGAGCCCGGCGAGACCCGCGATTCCGGCGATCGCGCCGAGACGGCTGCGGTGACGGCTCGGTTCCGCTCGCCGCGCCACCGGCTCCCCCGCTGTCAGCCGCCGTAGAGGGAGTCGATCACGTCACGGAACTTCTCTTCGATGACGCGCCTTTTGACCTTCAGCGTCGGCGTGAGCTCACCCGATTCGATGGAGAAGGGCCGGTCGAGCAGCGCGAACTTCTTGATCTGCTCGTAGCGCGGCAGGTGGACGTTCACCTCGTCGATGGCCCGCTGGAAAGCTTCTCGAATGCGCGGATCGTCGAGCAGTCGGCGGCGGTCGCCCGTCTCCAGACCGAGCTCGGCGGCGAGCTTCTCGAGCTCCTCGAAATCGGGGACGATCAGCGCGACGACATATTTCCGCCGGTCGCCGATCAGCGCGGCCTCCGCGATGTACTTGTTCAGCTTGAGCCGGTTCTCGGTGGGCTGGGGGGCGATGTTCTTCCCGCCCGCCGTCACGATGATGTCCTTCTTTCTGTCGGTGATGTACAGGAAGCCGTCCTCGTCGAGACGGCCGATGTCGCCGGTGTGGAACCAGCCGTCCACCAGAACCTCGGCCGTCGCCTCGGGCTTGTTGTAGTACCCCTTCATCACCGAGCGGCTTCGCGTCAGGATCTCGCCGTCCTCGGCAATGCGCACCTCGACATTGGGGATCGGGGGGCCGACGCTGCCGAAACGAAGGCGCTCCGGAGTGTTGACGCTGATCACGGGAGAGGTTTCCGTCAGGCCGTACCCCTCCAGGATGGTCAGCCCGGCGGAATAGAAAAACTCGGCGATCTCCTTGGAAAGCGGCGCACCCCCGGAGGCGAAGAAGCGGATCCTCCCGCCGGTGCGAGCCCTCAGTTTGGCGAAGACCAGCGCGTCGGCGAGCTTGTGCTGCATGCGCAGACCGAGGCCCAGGGGCTTCCCGGACAGCTTCCGGGCGACGACCTCCCGCCCGACCTCCTTGGCCCACGCGAAGATCCGGCGTTTGGCCGGGCTCCCCGCCGCCGCCATCGACATCACGCGTGCGTAGATCTTCTCGTACAGGCGCGGCACGGACACGACCACCGTCGGCCGCACTTCGAGCATGTTCTGCGGGACCGCCTCGATCGACTCGGCATAGTTGATCTGGACGCCCCGATGGACCATGAAGTAGTAGCCGACGGTGCGCTCGAAAACGTGGGACAGCGGCAGGAACGACAGGCAGGAATCGGAAGGGCCGATCTCCACCACGTGGCCGATGTTGAGCACGTTCTGCACGAGATTGTCGTGCGTGAGCATCACGCCCTTCGGGTCGCCGGTGGTGCCGCTGGTGTAGATGATCGTGGCGAGGTCGTCCCTGACCACCCGGCCGGCGCGCTCGTCGTAGTCCTGGGGATGCTCCCCGATGCGCACCTGACCGAGCTGTTCGAGCTTGGGCAGCGGGA
Proteins encoded in this region:
- a CDS encoding MBL fold metallo-hydrolase; this encodes MALSTGGTHYSELADPGAEAFVAEPLRISFHGAAGTVTGSKFLLEAAGRRILIDAGLFQGRKDLRLLNWSGPAFDPAAVDHVLLTHTHIDHIGYLPRLVKLGLSAPVHCTRAARQLARLMLLDAAKLQEEDARYANKKGFSRHRPALPLYRTRDAKRALALLRETPFRRLVPLDGSGDLSAMLHNAGHILGSAFVEVRLRWRGRDVRIVFSGDVGRFDIPLHVDPRPLPRCDLLVIESTYGDRRHTARSLLEQVGGALRATLRRGGIVLVPAFAVGRSQQVTWILRRLMRAGALPDVPIHIDSPMAVDATRVYSRFLDRANLDPDVYEDGRLRLFPHRVSFHRTRAESKRLNRLEGPRVIVSASGMLTGGRVLHHLRRLAPDPRNLILLAGYQAEGTRGRRLVEGEREIKVHGEMVPVRAKVVQLHGLSGHADRDELERWVRSAPVKPRLAFVVHGEPGPAAAFARRLERLHGIPAHTPGLGETFDLARFLEEGALNPAPRAGGRSSGASDAR
- a CDS encoding 1,2-phenylacetyl-CoA epoxidase subunit B → MRKDGEEGSAQDTQWTLFEVFVQERTGEPHQHAGSVRAPDPEMALQNARDVYARRGPVASLWVVPSGAIAATSPSDAGPFFDPAEDKVYRHPQFYRVPRVTRRKAPK
- a CDS encoding long-chain fatty acid--CoA ligase produces the protein MFRFKREGRWQEVSSAEFGERVRRASQGLVSLGVQPGDRVAILSENRLEWAIADMAVLGAAAVDVPIYPTLLPEQIAYILRDSGPRVAFCSTREQAEKLLSVRERVPSLEHIVTFDPVDRAGLLPLPKLEQLGQVRIGEHPQDYDERAGRVVRDDLATIIYTSGTTGDPKGVMLTHDNLVQNVLNIGHVVEIGPSDSCLSFLPLSHVFERTVGYYFMVHRGVQINYAESIEAVPQNMLEVRPTVVVSVPRLYEKIYARVMSMAAAGSPAKRRIFAWAKEVGREVVARKLSGKPLGLGLRMQHKLADALVFAKLRARTGGRIRFFASGGAPLSKEIAEFFYSAGLTILEGYGLTETSPVISVNTPERLRFGSVGPPIPNVEVRIAEDGEILTRSRSVMKGYYNKPEATAEVLVDGWFHTGDIGRLDEDGFLYITDRKKDIIVTAGGKNIAPQPTENRLKLNKYIAEAALIGDRRKYVVALIVPDFEELEKLAAELGLETGDRRRLLDDPRIREAFQRAIDEVNVHLPRYEQIKKFALLDRPFSIESGELTPTLKVKRRVIEEKFRDVIDSLYGG
- a CDS encoding 1,2-phenylacetyl-CoA epoxidase subunit A yields the protein MSPAPTTPHDEKDLERSFQARIDAGEKIEPKDWMPERYRRQLIRMISQHAHSEIVGMLPEGNWITRAPSLRRKLALLAKVQDEAGHGLYLYSAAETLGVDRAELIEQLLAGRAKYSNIFNYPTLTWADVGVIGWLVDGAAIMNQTMLARGSYGPYARAMIRICKEENFHNKQGYEIVATLAQGTPAQRRMVQDAVDRWWWPTLMMFGPPDHDSPNSAELMRWRVKTVSNDELRQRFVDVTVPQALRLGLTLPDPELRFNEETGHWETGPIDWDEFWRVIRGDGPYNRERLAARRAAHEEGRWVREAAEAYAAKRGLAPAASAP
- the paaJ gene encoding phenylacetate-CoA oxygenase subunit PaaJ: MELLSGIPDPEIPVLDIVELGIVRAVRLGPEGVEVDITPTYSGCPALEPIREQIVRVLEAGGFSPVRVNTVHAPAWTTDAIGQEAREKLRRYGIAPPEQGRGPVPCPSCGSSETVVRSEFGSTPCKSLLVCRSCQEPFEHFKCHR
- a CDS encoding prephenate dehydrogenase/arogenate dehydrogenase family protein; its protein translation is MPPDRPRAAEAPVRFRETVGLVGFGRFGRALAELFSRSGRGVRAYDPKAAVPEPWRTASPAELAAAADVLVLAVPVPAVKTALRQLLPALGSDHLVIDVSSVKKRPMEAMRELLGERIAWAATHPLFGPSSLALGERPLRVVVCPRRPGDEAARRARRLYESAGCEVVEQDADEHDRLMARSHALAFFVAKGLLDIGAGEGLPFSPPSFQAMARTIEAVRSDASHLFLAIENENPYAAEARQALLDAMSRVHAHLETAGAAGGEEDAALHIPDLGAQAPELRETRELIDELDRELLSLLARRAELARRARSIKAEHGRGVRDPVREQELLARRRAWAGELGLSPEAVADIFAAVLRFSREVQSG
- a CDS encoding universal stress protein; protein product: MAEGRQMSDPVRRLVVALDGSETAETALPVARHLIELLSRDARPRLVLVSAPEPPAPEPLMSGDLEAVVPGPVVLEAVGALREQARATAAAYLERVAERFEDTGAEVVLEVAEGPPAEVILDVAGAERDTLLVLASRGASGSRGERPGSVADRVLRAAKVPVLLVPAATPCAAWSLRRVLVPLDGSPEAEAAAAAAGELARAARAEIVLVHVAPDFGELARAGVEALLRLERDYMRWAESYLTRLRERFASEGLACSTETLGGAVAPALLERAEAAGADLIAVSAQGRGRSELWSVGRVTERLMRRTTVPLLVVRG
- the paaI gene encoding phenylacetate-CoA oxygenase subunit PaaI; translation: MSARDTGTAALAAYLIRLGDDRLVLGHRLSEWCGHGPILEEDIALTNIALDLIGQAQALLTLGGEAEGKGRSADDLAYFRDEIDFTNCLLVEQPNGDFAQTIARQFFFDAFDHLLASALESSSHRPLAGVAAKARLEAAYHLRHSREWMLRLGGGTEESHRRLQRAVGELWRFTGELFESDDIDRELQAAGIAPDPAPIRKAWEETVSGVLREAGIDVPADEPMRSGGRRGRHTEHLGHMLAEMQIVARSHPGARW